The Agelaius phoeniceus isolate bAgePho1 chromosome 4, bAgePho1.hap1, whole genome shotgun sequence genome includes a region encoding these proteins:
- the SLC10A4 gene encoding sodium/bile acid cotransporter 4 → MASSAQPPAAAGGGGPDGGSLAGGGETFGDRSLSQGLSVLVGLGLCVTMLGLGCAVELGQLGQQLRRPVGLLLALLGQFVAMPLLAFLLALIFALDEVAAVAVLLCGCCPGGNLSNLMSVLVDGDMNLSIIMTASSTLLALFLMPLCLWIYSRHWINTAVVQLLPLGAVSLTLGSTLLPIGLGVLIRYRHPRAADLLVKISLWSLLVTLVVLFILTGTMLGPDLLAQIPASVYAIAVLMPLAGYALGYGLATVFKMPPHCRRTVSLETGCQNVQLCTAILKLTFSPELIGSMYMFPLLYALFQSAEAGLFVLAYKMYGKDSYKQDALGEEEDTDISYKKLKEEEVADTSYGTVTTEEHNSIQMEPTQTAL, encoded by the exons ATGGCCAGCTCCGCGCAgcccccggcggcggcggggggcggcggcccCGACGGCGGGTCCCTGGCGGGGGGCGGCGAGACCTTCGGCGACCGCTCCCTCAGCCAGGGCCTGAGCgtgctggtggggctggggctctgcgTGAccatgctggggctgggctgcgccgtggagctggggcagctggggcagcagctccggCGGCccgtggggctgctgctggcgctgctgggACAATTCGTGGCCATGCCGCTGCTGGCCTTCCTCCTCGCCCTCATCTTCGCCCTGGACGAGGTGGCGGCCGTGGCTGTACTGCTGTGCGGCTGCTGCCCCGGGGGCAACCTCTCCAACCTCATGTCCGTGCTCGTCGACGGGGATATGAATCTGAG CATTATCATGACGGCCTCCTCCACGCTGCTGGCCCTCTTCCTGATGCCACTCTGCCTCTGGATCTACAGCCGCCACTGGATCAACACGGCcgtggtgcagctgctgcccctgggggCGGTGAGCCTGACGCTGGGCAGCACCCTGCTGCCCATCGGCCTGGGGGTGCTCATCCGCTACCGGCACCCCCGCGCCGCCGACCTCCTGGTCAAG ATTTCCCTGTGGTCCCTCTTGGTGACTCTGGTGGTCCTGTTCATCCTgactgggaccatgctgggcccAGATCTGTTGGCACAGATTCCTGCGTCTGTCTACGCCATTGCAGTGCTGATGCCTCTGGCAGGGTACGCCCTGGGATACGGCTTAGCCACAGTCTTTAAAATGCCCCCACACTGCAGGAGAACGGTATCTTTGGAAACAGGGTGCCAAAACGTCCAGCTCTGCACCGCCATCCTAAAACTCACCTTCTCCCCGGAGCTCATAGGGAGCATGTACATGTTTCCGTTGCTTTATGCGCTTTTTCAGTCAGCAGAAGCgggactgtttgtgctggcatACAAGATGTACGGAAAAGACAGCTACAAGCAAGATGCACTTGGTGAAGAGGAAGACACAGATATTTCCTACAAGAAGCTGAAGGAAGAGGAGGTAGCTGATACTTCATATGGCACAGTGACCACAGAGGAGCACAACTCCATTCAGATGGAGCCAACTCAGACGGCGCTTTAG
- the ZAR1 gene encoding zygote arrest protein 1, whose protein sequence is MAEEAMASYLYTAYHPYSYRYPPPKGKGGAAGGWRPRGSSSSYFSGYGEAAAEYFDNYQRAQLKAILSQVNPNLTPRLRKANTKEVGVQVNPRQDASVQCSLGPRTLLRRRPGPAAPRPREAEREQELGSPATTNTRAVRFPRTIAVYSPVASRRLTAFLEEPSPEPERRPQQQDKAPAVEEEPAALREQRAAEAAAVRASWEKPPEAGAEPLEQRSAEPLGQRSAVPPEPAAEASQEELAEPVAQAEPSAQAGAAEPSAQAGAAEPTEPSAQAGAAEPAAQPAEPPASPQKEQQSSAGKTRLRFQFLEQKYGYYHCKACNIRWESAYVWCVQGTNKVYFRQFCRTCQKSYNPYRVEDITCQSCKQTRCTCPVKMRHVDPKRPHRQDLCGRCKGKRLSCDSTFSFKYII, encoded by the exons ATGGCCGAGGAGGCGATGGCGAGCTATCTGTACACCGCCTACCACCCCTACTCCTACCGCTACCCACCGCccaagggcaaaggaggggCGGCGGGTGGCTGGCGCCCgcggggcagcagcagcagctactTCTCGGGCTACGGGGAGGCGGCCGCCGAGTACTTCGACAACTACCAGCGGGCGCAGCTGAAGGCCATCCTGTCCCAGGTCAACCCCAACCTGACACCGCGGCTCCGCAAGGCCAATACCAAGGAGGTGGGCGTGCAGGTGAACCCGCGGCAGGACGCCTCGGTGCAGTGCTCGCTCGGGCCCCGCACGCTgctgcgccgccgccccggccccgcagcgccGCGGCCCCGTGAGGCGGAgcgagagcaggagctgggcagcccCGCCACCACCAACACCCGCGCCGTGCGCTTCCCCCGCACCATCGCCGTCTACTCGCCCGTGGCGTCCCGCAGACTCACCGCCTTCCTGGAGGAGCCGAGCCCGGAGCCGGAGCGGCGGCcgcagcagcaggacaaggcGCCGGCCGTCGAGGAGGAGCCGGCAGCGCTGCGGGAGCagcgggcggcggaggcggctGCCGTGAGGGCGAGCTGGGAGAAGCCCCCCGAGGCTGGCGCCGAGCCGCTGGAGCAGCGCTCGGCCGAGCCACTCGGGCAGCGCTCGGCCGTCCCCCCGGAGCCGGCGGCGGAGGcaagccaggaggagctggcagagccggtagcccaggcagagccttcagcccaggcaggggcGGCAGAGCCttcagcccaggcaggggcGGCAGAGCCGACAGAGCCttcagcccaggcaggggcGGCAGAGCCGGCAGCCCAGCCGGCGGAGCCGCCGGCCTCACCCCAGAAGGAGCAGCAGTCGTCGGCGGGCAAGACCCGCCTGCGTTTCCAG TTCCTGGAGCAGAAGTACGGGTACTACCACTGCAAGGCCTGCAACATCCGCTGGGAGAGCGCCTACGTCTGGTGCGTCCAGGGCACCAACAAG GTCTATTTCCGTCAGTTCTGCCGGACCTGCCAGAAGTCCTACAACCCGTACCGCGTGGAGGACATCACCTGCCAG AGCTGCAAGCAGACGCGGTGCACCTGCCCCGTGAAGATGCGCCACGTGGATCCCAAGAGGCCCCACCGCCAGGACCTCTGTGGGAGATGCAAAGGGAAAC